GTCATcaaattttctcaaacaaaaactcaGTGGGTCAAAATCATGCTGTGTCTTAGATAATGCTAACATGCTGCATCATCCAagttgttcaaagaattgagtagtttacattatagctctgttagtgtagctctgtttttagactgaaaacagccggACTAAAACCACAAATCGCATCCACTTTCTGTACAatctgtgttgtcagtagctgcactaaagatctgtttggaatcaacccaacaaggtcagaactatcacaatttagtctgaaccgtggatcaacaaatggtgaaCTTAACACAGATAACATCACATAATCAGACTTCATAGGCTTCATAATCTGTCTCAccagtgtagaagaaatgctatACCTTCTTTGACTCATGAGAGACCTGCagagtaactcactactccccttagtgatgcatatgtatacacATGTATGACATTATGTCAAAATGCTCAATTCTAAACACTTAAATCATACATTTAGGTCTGATTTTACCTTCTGGAATAAGTTCATCAAAACAGTCAGCACATTCAAACTGACCTGCATGGCTGAGTATAAAACAATGTATCTGTTTTACagaacacagatacagatactggttatgttttcatcagggtttgtttgtctgtctgtctgtctgttagcaagataactcaaaaagttatcaacagattttgattaaattttaaggaaatgttgatactggcacaaggaacaaatgattaaattttggtggtgatggggggggggggggggggggggtctgccttgatggaggcctgtgctctccaagtgcttttctagtttagactggattagatttcCTTTACTCAAGGTCAGCGACATATTACAGGTCCCAGAGAGAAAATCACATTTCCATTAAAATAATGGATTAATGTAAAGTTATCTGGCAACTCAGAGCTCCTGTCTTAAAAGTAGAGAATCAAAAACGATCAGTGAATGACCACTACGGCGCAATAAGCACAAATACATCTGATGACAAGAGAACAAACCAGAGGTTAAATGAGGTGGTCAACCCTGCAGTTTCTTAGATCATTAAGTATTTTAACACAGCTTGCACATGCCCAACACGATAGATCTTGTCCGCCCTCACCTGTAGCTGTAAGGCGACCTTGCCGGCCTCACTGTTGGTGTGCCTGTGAGGAAGGAGTCCGTTGTGTTCCTGCTGCGGTGGCGGCTGCTCCCTGCTGTAAGACTGCTGACCTGTCCTCTGAAGCATGTCCTTCACCACTTTCACCTTCAAACGACTACGCAGGGTGATGGCTGCATTACCTGCAtaccaacacacacataaaagaaAACACGAGCAcgaacattttttgtgaaaacatttcaaaagagaaaaaaagttggCATTGGGCTTTATAAagtataatattttattttaccttcaaAAACTTTGGCCACCTCTGTCTTGTACGACTCAAACTTGAAGGGTGTCAGGAAGCCAAGAGAACCGAGATGGAAAGCCATAACTGGTGGGACGCTGCCCTATGGAGCAGAGAGACAAAGCATGTAGGACAAAATCAGAAACTTTTGATAGAGATTTAGTCTTTTGACTGCAGTAAGGACCACAGTCATGAACTAGAGGTCATCGGTTTACCAAAATGCAAACAGTGGATACGACTAACACATTAAAGTGCATTTCATATTTTAAGATATCAGATCACAGCATTTGGAGGGAAAGGTTCATTACTCTTAAATGCCCTCTGGAAGTTAGTATTACTGACCAGAAGTAATCAAACAGTCAAATGTGATTACCTGAAAGAGAGAGGAGGCATAGAGCAGCGTCCCgtctccaccaagacagatgaTCAGGTCAATACAGTCTGAAATATCATCATAACCTGCAGAGGGATCATACCACAGACATATAAAAATAATTGTTTTCAGTTTAACACAGaaataaaaatcaaacaatacaaaATATCATCATTCCAAAGTGTGCTTTGGACTTCTCTGTCAAAAAGGGAGAAAATGTCCCAGTAGCCACCTGGAttttaatgataattaaaaaGAGTATGACCATATGTGGCCAAGAATACATCTAAAGAAAACCAAAAGGCAGCAGAACAGAAGCAGAATAGTGGCTTTTGAAGAGATGAGAAGGATTTTGAAGAGTAATAGATGTAACCATTACTACAACTATTTGAATAGCAGAAAAAAAAGCTGCATACTGGCCTTAAAATAAGAATTCTGAACTGGAACTAGGAAGTTTTAATGGTCCTCATCAGCtatttcatttatgtaaatattgaGGAGCATGAACCACAGAGTGCTCACTGTTTAGCTTTTCTATTTGAGGTCTTGACCTTTTGTGTCTTTTCACTGATCTGATAATGAACTGCAGGGATTTCCAATACGTCCTGCCGGACAAATGTCACTGTATTCACTTTGGCTGTTGATATAAAGAAGTTTTGAAGTTTTTATAAAGTGAATGGTTGATGTGCAGAGGAGTCTCACCCTCTCTGAAGGTGCAGAGCTGATTGCGAATGGAGCCAAAGGCCTCATCATTTGACAGTGTTGCATCATCTGCCACTCTGCGCTCCACATAAACCATCATCTGCTTCTCCtaatacacaaacaaatacacttCAGTGAAAGAGACCAAAACATTAAGAAATCTGGTGATCTCTGCCAAACCCTCAGTTAAATGTGATGGCTGTGTCTATGGACTGAAATTAACTGACCTACTCTGGCAGTGTTGTTACACAAAGCACAGTTTATGTTGAAAACATGTGGCCAAAAGATGTGGTAAGTGTATACAGACACCAGACTGTAACTTTCACCTACATGTCTGGACCACTTCCTGAAAGTTTTGCATTAGATCCATTGTTCTTCAGTCttacaaatgttcagtgtacTTTCTGTTCTTCGCTAAAAACAAAGGTTTAATTTATTACCAGCCAAGGACAAAACTGTGACTGATTAAGAAAAACCTGTCACTTCCTCAGATGTGCAGTCTGTGATCCAAATGTAGCTGAAAGAATAACTACAAGCAAAATGCCTCATAGTATTAGATACAAAACAGCAGAAAATTACTAAGTAGGAACATTTCTTTAAATAGGAGTAAGACAGTCATACATTTTAATTAGCtaaaaatgcagagtttctaCCTCAAAgtgcatgaaatgaaatatttaacTCCTCTGAAGACAACAAAATGATTTTTCAACAGAGAGATCTGTAGCTCTTATTGCATAAGAGACATCAGACTCTATTTCACGTTACATATTATCACAGAGGTTGTGGTGCTGTACCTCGACTAAAAACCTGCAAAGCTCTTTAAAAGGTTCAACAAGGCTTTCATCTCTAATTTTCCTGATGACGAGAACATTGACCGGAGGTTTATTCCAGGTGAGCCGCTGGCTGGCAGGGTCCTGGATGTGCCTGGGACAGACATACACACAAGTCAGTacacaaacataaacatgcaACATTGTCTGCCAAGAACACATTATAAACGCAAAGACACAGATATAACGAATTTACCAAAACCAATTAGATAAATCAGACTTCATGAAAAGTACTGATTATGATGTTTCAAACTACTGAGTTTTCTAGGTCTAGAAAAGCTCCAGTTCCATCGTGATAACTGTTATCTACGTAAAATGCAGATTATTGCTCATTTACAAACAGCCGCAGTCAATGATCAACTCAAAGTAAggtccaaattccaaacttaagAAACTATAACTgtgttcttctttttctcttttaccatttctgtttcttttcctCAGAGTGGCAGATGACAGGCATTGTCAGACAATCTGGATTTCAGATCAACCCCAAACCCACTCAGAGATGAGGTGAGTGCTATCTGTAGCCTCTTCTGCGTACTGTCCCATTCCAACATCCAATCACATCagacttattttatcttatctcagaGTTAAACATGCTTTTCCGTGTCAATGTCCCTCCAATGTCCAGTATACTGTCAGCTCATGCCACAGTCAGTATGTAAACACAAGTCACTCACTCATCACCCACATGCTTACATGACTGAAGTTGGGTTGGGAAGTATACAAGCTTTGGGTCCGAAGTGAGTGGCTGGGTACGGTCCATGAAGAAAGTGGGCTCTCCTGTGAGGAGGAAAAAGAAGCAAGTCAAGAAATTATCACCTCATGTCCGGGGCAGCAGAGTGGTGCTAGTGCCAAGGCTGACCAGCTGTCAACCTGCAGTGCAAACCTCTTAGGAGAGCTTTCCGCTGTGTCGGTCACAGAGCTGGAGGGCTTCAAGTGCTCGTGTTGGCCTGGTAACCTGCGCCGCTCAATCTCCCATAGCAGCTGTTCATGACCATCCCCCCGTCGCTGTGACCTCTTCGTATCCCGTCGTCTCCTTGGTGACCTGGCCGGGTGCTCCCTGTGCTTGGAGGACCTGGCTGACTCGGACAGCTGACCAGGGTGGTCTGAGGGTTGTGCCATGCCTCTGTCTGGTGCTGCCAGGGGTGCTGATGTTGGACTAGTCTCCGAATTCTCCATTCTCTGAGAGACAACCAGAAACAGCTACCTAAGACACTTAACAGAAATGTGACACAATTTATCAGATTATTTTATAACTGTCTAAAAGGTTGACTAAAAGAATAATCTTACTAGAATTGTACATATTGCTCATACTCAGAGGTGTTGCTGACAAAATATTTACTCACTGAAGTTAGGTGAAACtcttttacaaagagaaaaatggccCTTAAGTTGACTAAACAACTTTAACAGCAATGACAATATGTAAGCATGGAGCCAGTCCTGAAAACATTCAATAATAACTCATTAGTTTATGAAAGGTTATTATTGTcaataaaaaaatttcaagtcatttgagaattattaataataataataataatatacattttatttataggcgcctttcttggcactcaaggacaccgtacagtaaaacaggagaataaaaacaagcaataaaacagagtaaaaaataaaaggtgggttaaaaattggacagtgcaattgtgttcacaaagagaaaggcATCCTAAACAGATgcgttttgagtttggatttgaaaagagggagtgaagtgatgtttctgagatccggtggcaaggagttccagagaattctttatatttaacccattTGTAGATGACAAAGACCCAGTGGCTACATGTTACAGCAACAAATCAGTTGAATTAATAAGTATAAATAACTACCTAGAATAAATAACTagaatatgtgtattttttagtACATATATTCTACTAATAATCAATCTAGTGATAGGTCCTGAGTTCTAGATAAATAGAGGTTTCTAAATATCTTAAAAGATCTGTTCtagaaatatgctttttttttttttttgtatcttgctAAATACTTTGaatttagacagacagacatttgCTGCACTGTATTCTATCATATCTATAGGTTAGCTGTGGTCTCGTAAAGCATTGTTCTTTCCcctaaaaccacaaaaaaaaaaagtcatgcatTTACTTCACAAATACGAAATGTGTTACATTCTCAACCAGTGACACACTAGAATGATCAAAGTTAGATTTACAATTTTGTATTTAAGGTTATATTCAGTCAAACCGGGACAAAAAAAGTTACATAAATACGGTcaaattcattattttcttcttgtAACAGAACACTGCGACCTTTAGACCTTGACTGATTAGAACAACCTCTGTCCATCACACGGTGACTAGATAAGGAGCTCCCCAGGTCAGAAGAAGCCCATCATCTGTCAGACATAGCTGATCTGGACATCTGTCACACACCGCCACAAAAACAGTCGTTTGTtgacagctaacgttagctagcacTATCTTAGCTTTACTATCTAGTCGCACTAAAAGGCTGGGAAATGGAGCAAAATAGAGCCTTACTCTGTCACAAAGGGGCAAACATGTTCATACAAATATGCTCATAGGAGAAGTTTTATCGAAGCTGCCGCCAAACTCTGAAAGCTAAAATAGTACAGCTCGGTGCAGGAGTAAGGGAAGTGCTCCTTCCTTGGTACAGCAGCGGATGTTCAGGAGTGTCGTAGTGCGGCGCTTTTACGCAGGGCTGCGTTCGGCTCAAGTAATAGCGCCATGTTTTCCCCTGGTGGTCATATTGAGAATAGCATCCATAATGCAACATGAAGCTATACACTCACTACTCAGTATTTTACAGATGTAGATTCACTGGGCTACACTTTTTCTGGTATCATTgtactttactaacttattttagttaattatcccatttctttgctcaatttattattattattattgtgacttcaaatttttaaattctaGGTTCTTAcgctggtttttatcccggattgttcttatcttttctggtttttattgtgttttattgcatcttgtttttatttatttgatcttatttatttattttattctttaacttatccatgctgctatactgatgaatggtggaacactgagcactttttgtctttttgtcctgtctgtaagcgtgatcaagtacctgtcttacatgttcagtctatgtactgttgtaataccaaagcaatcacctagactgcaaaacaaatctacctacaagtacaaataaaggaaccttgaccttgatattttacttcattaaattttagaaattaaaatacatttagaattgattaaatgtagaaataaatattaatagggatgtccgatattggcttttgtgtcaaaaaccaatatgccgatattgtccaacgcttaatttctgattccaatatctaccgataccgttGCTGCTATATGTgagatattaaactaattttaggtaacatcacatatctcctgtcatggaattaacacatcatgcctaattttattgtgatgccccattggatgcattctcaaatgcaacaaggctttcaaaatgtaaacactgtctgtgcaaagaatacatgcttcaacttaagttgtggaaaaaatgccacatttatttattttctctccctccctccatgagtctattacagtgtggcaactctactgtacaattttgaaaactgcacatttctttcagctacaaacaatgcgtcatttacgtgtcggtaaatgccggcaaaatcgaggcattattttatcggttttaatgataggcaaaaaaaccgataacactggtctacaaggaaaatgcttccagaataaaagtaatgaaattttaccacatgagagtcactgataaagaaaaatcaagtcaaaaatgctggttggctgaactttccaagatacagccttgggtcaaaatgtgaaattcaagaattaaccagagaatgggtttgactcaaaaggaatatttgtctcagagctacaagatctacttcaaaacactgtctgcacattagaatacattcactttacaggttctatttagtggaagatttataaaactattatataaatgtacataaaccaatatatatgtgtaataacacttaatcatataccttgaaaacatcagcaaaccagcacttttgtcatttattttccaattaatcttattaaaatacgtaacatttagcacatttaatctctgaagcaaatcatttctaaaaaattgtagaccagtgtaacgatattcaccgatattacatttttatgccaatatcgggccaataatatcggtgggctgatattatcggacatgcctaaatattaaccttttcatgcatagtggtcactacagtggacagccattctacagctggattttgttgttttacttgtatatcagccaacacagtggacgcttatgcaccatcccatccactgcaattcatgccattactgtaactttcctgttcttgataaacctgatctgcagtaacacattTACGTGTAAatctattgcaggggtgtcaaactcattttagttcagttccacattcagcttaattagacctgaagtgggccgaaccagtaaaataataacataataatatataaataatgtcagctccaaacttttctgttatagagtgaaaaaagtaaatttatattatgaaaaggttcacatctacaaactatcctttaaaaagatgttaataacatgaacaaactgaaaaaataagtgtaattttaacaatattctgcctcagtttatcatttccgcatgtacattataacgtacagatcacagtggatctacaaatacaccaaacatttaataatagggcagaatattggtaaaattgtacttaattctcttaagacatttcaggttgttcatatttgttcagattattcacattttttccgaaatgacactttgttttagtgcaaatacatgaaaatatttacatttacaaagagaaaaatttggagttgtcattatttctatgttattatgatagtatttgactggtttgacccacttgagattgaattgttttgaatgtggaacctgaactaaaaggattgttaatatctaagtgtaatttttgcacttcacaaattcatcccaagggccagactggaccctttggtgggccagatttggcccccggaccacatgtttgacacctgtgatctaatgctataattgttattagactgtaactaacaggttgttttggggggttttttgtatgttatctgagtgagtaataactagtattgtagtatgttaaaatgtgagacaacatcagattagcagcattttatttcatagttttcacactgtatgtcaataaatgcatgtttcttagcttcaaaaattaaacgcatggtgtccagctgagtggatatttctgTAACTCAACGAAAAATAGGTTCTtcaaaaaatttcagtcacattgtttttttcatgcctaaagaggaataaaaacactcagaaaaaaaaaaaaaatcttgtttaaggtgctcataattcatgcatgaaagggttaaatgtatactttattaaaatttttacttttttttttgtttttatttcagagcCAGTGCACTGAAATTTCAATTTGTGTTTGCACTTGTGTTGTATAATGAATAACAATGAAGTTTATGAATCTGCATCTGAATCTGTACTATGATACTCCACAGCACTTAACAGCCGCTGTTGTCTCTATGTTAGCCTACTTTGTAGAATGGGACTAATTGCCATGCTTTGTAGGTCACACAATAATGACTCAGAACTACTGAATAAtacagataaaactgaataacaaaagaaaacagaccAGAGACTAAACTAAAGACAAACTGAATATTCTGCAAAGAGTTCACTTggttatttttttaatagtttacCTTTTCTTTGCTTTCTTCTGTTTATTTATCAATATTGAACTTCTCCCTGGAGATTAGCAAAGTATATCTGTATCAGTGCTGTTTCAGTGGTAAAATATAGCACTTGAGCCACAACGCAGTGGAAATGTTATCATACACCACatgcatcaggggtgtcaaactcattttagttcagttccatattcagctaaatttgatctgcagtgggccagaccagtaaaataataacagaataacctataaataatgacaactccaaatttttgtctttgttttagtgtaaaaagaacccattaaattatgaaaatacttacttttataaactatcaacaaaaaaaacccctgaaaaaactgaaatttaaattaaaaaacattagaaactttagtggaattttaacaatattattcctcaacttctcatttgtccatgtgcattatggatctgatctacaaagacactaaacactgaggaacaggaagaaaatagttcaaattgtgctgaattttctttagacatttcaggttgttcatatttgttcaggttattcacattttagtgttacaggatcgtttgtaaatgtaaatattttcataatttaatgttattttttgcactaaaacagacaaaaaaaattaagttgttaattctagatttttttttggcttaattgaagttttttttttttacttaattgaagatttttattatttttttcttaattcagcttttttttttttttttttttacttaattgaagattttattttattttatctttttgcttaattgaagattttttttttacttaattgaagattttttttttggcttaattcaagattttttgctaaatttgagatttttttttttttggcttaattgaagatttttttttacttaattgaagattttttttggcttaattgaagatttttttttttttacttgattgaaaattttttttttttacttaattcaagatttttatttttatttttggcttaattcaagatttttttttaacttaaatgaagatttttttttttttggcttaattcaagattttttttttaaacttaatttaagatttattttgcttaattaaatatttttaatttaattgaagatttctttttttttttttttgcttaattcaagattttttgctaaatttgagatttttttggcttaattgaacattttgtttttactcagttgaagatttttttgttacttaatttaagattttattttttttttttttggcttaattccatattttttccttaattcaagccaattttttttttgcttaattcaattcaagactgtggaatttttgcacttggcaaaaacatcccaggggccgaactggacccttgggtgggccgcatttggcccctgggccgcatgtttgacacccctgctctatatagTCAACTATTGTCAGATTGTTTCAACACCAGCCTACAGTGTGTTGTCTCAAAAACCCAGGCATGGTGTTTATGCTAAAGTCATGTCTAAATGATTTATGAACTTCCTTGTTCCAGAGCCCATATTGCTTCACCCACTTCCTTTTTTCAAACCACGCCTTATTAACGAAAAAGGCTCTGAAAGAGGAGCTGCAGTGGAGATGGATCCTCCGATTAAAGAGCAGAGATGAACCGTGACAGCATCAGATGACTCCATTCACACTGGTCATTTACCCAAAGGTaattgtgtctttgtgtgtgtttttcagtctgCTGTGTCCTTCTAAAAGTTGCAAAAGTTTCCCAACAAGCTGAAAGAAAAGTACAAAACTGGTGACATTGAACTGTGTACTTTTACCCACAAAGGTGATAATGAGTAAGAGATAATCGATAAACGCATATTTGCACCTCCCACACTTATTTAATCCGCTGTATGACCTACACTTCCAACATATAATGTGTTTGCAGAGTGTGTCAATACATGTTCAGTTTCCTGTTTCACCCTCACCTGTGTAGTTTCACCTGTGCAGCAGAGGCGGAGTTAAAAGGTTTGCATGACTATACCtctgtccacatgtgtaaaatattaactcccGGATGAAGAGGAATGCATTCTTTGTTTCTCCAAAGCCCTGAGACACAAAGTCCCAAACATAATCTCTATGGGACTGTAACATAAATGACAACTGTTTATTTCTGAGTAAACAGTCTTGCTCCATTTCCTGGGATTTCCGAAATAGCAGGCTGTAGATCAGCAGCTTATGTTTCTGTGGTCTGGAGGTGATAGTCAAATAGGATGAGTATTAGATGACAGTTTGGATAAGCAGACAGAAGGAAAATAGTTGCTTCAATTCCAGATGACTGTCCAAAGGCAACTGACAAATGCTCTGTGTAGTTCTgcttttggtttctttgttttggCTGctttaacctaaaaaaaaaatggtctgACAAACTGACACACTAGAGCTACATCTAGAAAACTCAGAAAAGAGGAGCCTGGTTACTATGGGAAAGTGTCTCCATGTAGTCACATTTACAAAAGGTGTAAGGAGTTGAAGTTTTGTTTGTAATTCATTATTATCCACATTGGCTATTAATTTGCATTTGCAGATAttgaccctttaacccagggctgtcaatttcattttagttcagttccatattcagctaaatttgatctgcagtgggccggaccagaaaaatgataacataataacctataaataatgacaactccaaatttttgtctttgttttagtgtaaaaaaaaactgttaaattatgaaaatacttacttttataaactatcaaaaaaaaaaaaaaaaaaaaccctgaaaaaactgaaatttagatttaaaaatgtaagaaaatttggtgcaattttaacaatgttattcctccacttctcatttgtccatgtgcattatggatcagatctacaaagacactaaacactgaggaacaggaagaaaaatagttcaaattgtgctgaattttctttagacatttcaggttgttcatatttgttcaggttattcacattttagtgttacaggataggttggaaatgtaaatattttcataatttaatgttattttttgcactaaaacaaagaaaaaagaatgttgttgattccagatttttttttcttaattcaagattttttttttaacttaattgaagatttttatttttacttaattgaagattttttttttttttggcttaattcaagattttttgctaaatttgagatttttttttttttttttttgcttaattgaagatttttttttacttaattgatgatgtttttttttttttttttgcttaattgaagattttttgctaaatttgagaatttttttttttgcttaattgaagattttttttttttttggcgtaattcaagatttttgttccttaattcaagctaaatttttttttgttgcttaattcaattcaagactgtggaatttttgcacttggcaaaaacatcccaggggccgaactggacccttcggtgggctgcatttggcccccgggccacatgtttgacacccctgctttaacccctgagttattattccaggtaaacgtgcagCTGTGAatgtgcgtctgtttcagtgtcataaaagctggtgtgagtatgtgtttgtgttccttttcttcagtggttttgttttactgtgtgttttagggtcaaaacaggtggaaaaagacaaagagaggaattgaagtttgacaggtttttactaaataagacactcagaatgtacatcaataagagatttaggacattgaacatgaactgtgaactggaacacactgaacaatgacaagtatttgaattttggcccagtagtttttgttttggggctgttttttttttttttaatcaatccagctgctttttttcacctggttgaactccaaaactcagtaaaaaacactgtaaaaaaaaaaaaaaaaaaaaaaaaaaaaaggaaaatcaccacaacactgcaaacagtaaaaacaaaaaacaaggaaaactggCGATGAGGGgcacactgagcatgctcagatgtctatggaaagaacaaggtctgttgTATCAGCCCATTTTGGAATTTTTCCTGTTAAATTTTCCTGTTAACAAACAGTTGAAATTTTTTGAATATTTAAAGTAAATCATactttcagaacactcaccacacacACATCAGGGGTAAAAGTGTTAATACCACTCAGCTTAGAAATCAGGTCCACTGGAGTAAAATACTAAACTACAAAGAGATGTCGGCGTctgtaacacaggtgtcaaacatgcagcctgtgggccaaaaccggcccgccaaagggtccaatctggcccacagcatgattttatggagtacaaaaatgacactgaagatctgaacagtctgtggtgttgaactggtttgagaccagtgtgatctaaagtcaaataatagtcTCATAAccctcacaataaaatgtgaacaacctgaaaatgaagtacaatttgaacaatattctgtctgttactaaatgttttgtggatttgtagatccaatttgtaagacgtgttaataagttgacagataatattgtagacattcttattttaattacacattc
The DNA window shown above is from Sphaeramia orbicularis chromosome 17, fSphaOr1.1, whole genome shotgun sequence and carries:
- the nadkb gene encoding NAD kinase b; its protein translation is MENSETSPTSAPLAAPDRGMAQPSDHPGQLSESARSSKHREHPARSPRRRRDTKRSQRRGDGHEQLLWEIERRRLPGQHEHLKPSSSVTDTAESSPKRRAHFLHGPYPATHFGPKACILPNPTSVMHIQDPASQRLTWNKPPVNVLVIRKIRDESLVEPFKELCRFLVEEKQMMVYVERRVADDATLSNDEAFGSIRNQLCTFREGYDDISDCIDLIICLGGDGTLLYASSLFQGSVPPVMAFHLGSLGFLTPFKFESYKTEVAKVFEGNAAITLRSRLKVKVVKDMLQRTGQQSYSREQPPPQQEHNGLLPHRHTNSEAGKVALQLQVLNEVVVDRGPSSYLSNVDLYLDGRLITSVQGDGVIVSTPTGSTAYAAAAGASMIHPNVPAIMVTPICPHSLSFRPIVVPAGVELMITLSPDARNTAWVSFDGRKRQEIQHGDCIKITTSCYPVPSICCHDLVYDWFESLAQCLHWNVRKRQARLADVSDSSDTEN